A single region of the Hoeflea prorocentri genome encodes:
- a CDS encoding ABC transporter permease: MSANETVAQENSVDRRVVAALFVRIGAYAALAAILLYFAFNARGFTSAFNLQNVVEQSAILTMLAFGMTFVFIGTGTDIQKGGVDLSVAANAGLCGAVLVTVMNLGYSEIVAIPITLLTGMAMGFLNSIAVVSFRIMPLLATLAVMNIAAGLELTITENSVVGVESELLSALQFGRFLGISALAWILLLFTAFAATLAHFTPFGVKLYAVGGFTEAARAAGLNVGFYVYFSYMFSGLCAAIASIMIVSRLSAASLGTGLLLLPVLAAALLGTVFSRRFVPTIGGTLIASLFIGFLANGFQLLGISSFWVSGVQGALILLVVALTSFAKPAQGS; this comes from the coding sequence GCAAATGAAACAGTCGCACAGGAAAATTCCGTCGATCGCCGGGTAGTTGCCGCGCTGTTTGTGCGCATTGGCGCTTATGCGGCACTTGCGGCAATCCTGCTTTACTTCGCCTTCAATGCCCGGGGCTTCACATCGGCCTTCAACCTGCAAAATGTGGTCGAGCAATCAGCCATTTTGACCATGCTGGCGTTTGGCATGACCTTCGTCTTCATCGGCACGGGAACGGACATCCAAAAGGGTGGCGTCGATCTGTCGGTCGCCGCCAATGCAGGGCTTTGCGGCGCGGTGCTGGTAACGGTTATGAATCTCGGCTACTCGGAGATTGTCGCCATTCCGATTACGCTGCTTACCGGAATGGCGATGGGCTTCCTGAACAGCATTGCCGTCGTCAGTTTCCGCATCATGCCTCTTCTGGCAACCCTTGCAGTCATGAACATCGCTGCCGGACTGGAGCTGACCATTACGGAAAACTCCGTGGTTGGCGTGGAATCAGAACTTCTCTCAGCGCTGCAATTTGGACGTTTCCTCGGCATCTCGGCCCTTGCCTGGATCCTGCTCCTCTTTACCGCCTTTGCGGCCACCCTCGCCCACTTCACACCGTTCGGCGTCAAATTATATGCCGTCGGCGGGTTCACCGAAGCCGCGCGCGCGGCCGGTCTGAATGTCGGCTTTTATGTCTATTTCAGCTACATGTTCTCCGGCCTGTGCGCGGCAATTGCCTCGATCATGATCGTATCAAGACTTTCCGCCGCCTCGCTGGGCACCGGCCTCCTGCTGCTTCCGGTTCTGGCGGCCGCATTGCTCGGGACCGTTTTTTCCCGCCGGTTCGTGCCGACAATCGGCGGAACGCTGATCGCCTCCCTGTTCATCGGCTTTCTCGCCAACGGGTTCCAGCTGCTTGGGATTTCCTCGTTCTGGGTCAGCGGCGTTCAAGGCGCGCTCATCCTGCTTGTTGTCGCGCTGACATCGTTCGCCAAACCAGCGCAGGGATCGTGA